The DNA segment TTTGTACACCAGACTGCGGTGGGAGGAGAGCAAGTTGGCGGGGCAGCCATCAACTTCGTAAACTACATCGAAGATCTGCTTCTGCCCGTCGGTCTTCCTCTTGTCTTCGTTAATATGAGTCATAATTTCTTTGAGGGACTCGATCGCTTTTTCCAGTTTCAGCTTGTCTGGGTTCTCGTCCGACGTGTGCTTTTTTATGTCATTGAGTAGCAGACCAACACTGGGAAGTCTCTGTACAGGTCTGATGAGCAGCTCTACTAGCGCCTGCCGTCCACATTCTGGTTTGGCCTGGTTGATTTTTAGAAAAGCATGGAAGCGTGGCTTTAGTTTCTCACAGCGAACAATGGTATCCTTGCTCATTTCAAAAAAGTTGACAAAGGGTGGGTAGGCCTTCAAAAGCTCTTTTGAATATTTAAGGATAACATCTCCTACACTTGCTTCTTCTGACCAATCTCTCAAAAGATCCTCAAGGTCACTCTTTATTCTGGTATGAACCTCATAAATGTCTGGAATGCTTCCAAATATTGTCTTAATTTCTTCTTGGGCCAGGATGGGACCACCCACCTGACCTTCTTTCTCTAATGGAAGCTTGAAAATCTGCAGTATGGTGTTCAAAATGTCCACATAGTTGCTTTCTGTCTGATAGAGCTCCTTGGAAACTTGCCAGCGGGCTGATTTTTTGGGCTGGATGGAACTCCTTGATGGCTTGGAGCTTCCCGAAAAGGCTTTGCACGCGTCTGGTGTGATTGTGAGGTCCAGCAAGGAGCCCAAGGACTGGGAATGTTCTGCCGATGGCCTTTTTGGTGGTGGAGGGAAGGGCGAGATCTCAGTCTCCTTTGCGAGCTGAGCTAGCGTGTCCTTTAAATGCCGACGCTTGCGGTTACTGTTGGGGGtggagagggagaggagggacaCCGCCTTCTTCATGGCCGGGCTGACAACATTGCTTTCAAAATGGTACATGGACTCTCCAGCCCGAGCATCCATTTGAATGCTTCCCCAAAACCACTCTTGTTTAACCACAAATACTTTGGGAGAACAACGTGGGAGCTCCTTCCCCGAATTTTCATCCACCACCAAGTGTGTGCATCTTTCATGGCCGACATCCAAATATTTGCCACCATGTTTGAGGGTCCTCTCTTCCATAtttgttttctcttcttctgaGAACCCCCAAAAACTGAGGATGCAATCTTGGAACGGCGGAACTTTAAATTCCATTCGAAAATCCTCCACACCGGCGTGGAAGGACATGTCATTTCTTCTCTCCCAGGCTTTGTTTATCCACGCAGGAGTGAGGATGGGTGTCCCCATACACACAGCAAGCGTGTATTTTTCTCCATGAGTGGAATGGGCAATGAGGTGGGTCACCTTTGTGCTGAAGTCCTTCCGAATGATGCCCCCCATGTGATGAACCAGATTGACCAATCTTTTAATTTCTTCTTTATTCCTGAAGCCAGTGAAGCACAGTGATAGGTTCAACATACTTGTGGAGTAAAGAGGGCGGCATGAAAATGGAATCGGCTCTTCCTTCAAAACACAGCGCAGCACAACCGGCGGACCGATGATCCGGGTATCACGCTGGTAAAGGTCACGATAATCTGCCGATTTAAAATCATCAAGGATGAACACTGTCTCAAATTCTGCGTTGTCTTCATCCTTAAACTCTTGGACGTTGTTGCTTATTAGGACAGGAGTAGTAATTTCCATATTGACAATAGACTTGATGACCATTTTATCTTCTGGACATGATTcggattgttttattttaaccaCTGGTACCTCCATTACTCGTACAGTCTGCAGTGCTTTGACCAGGTCGGCATTTTTGCTCGCCTCTCCCACCAGAACCACCCTTGCCTCCACTTTTGGCAGCATATCTTCACCTTCATCACATTCCATCCCGAGAAGATCATGGTCCTTGGTGGTTTCCTCCAGCCTCGAATCATATACGGATGAATCCACCAGCAAACTCCGAGGTGTCATGAAACTGTTGTCAGCCATGCCAGAATTCATTTACGGAACGTCAACCCGGTTCGAAATGACGTCTGATCAAACAATGCAACGAATAATACAGGAGCTAATTTAGCTCTTTTCAGCAAACAGCTCTACAAATTCTCAAATTCAGTTCCCCCAACAGTTCGAGAATCCCCCCCGTTAATCCGATCCAGCGTCGTTTAATAATCCAACTCGGTGCGTGCCTCCATAGTTTGTTGTTCGCTAACCACTTGGGTGAGGTGTGCCAAACTACAGTTCGAAAATCACGGAAAACATTAGTGCCGCGTGCTGATTGGACGAGACCGACGAGCAAGTCCAGTTTCCGACCGGAAAGACTTTTCATTGGTTGGCTCGTTCAAATATCAACGCACATTCCGCCTTGTGCTATGACTCCATAAATTCGACAGGCGTATTTAAGGCAACACGACGCAATTATCAACGCGATAACTTTACCTTCCATTTGTTGACCAATTCGTTGTTCTCCTGGATCCACCGATCTGATAATTTAGACGGTGATTGTTGTCTTTTAGTATACATTTCTTTTGGAGGCAAAAATGGTAAAACTTTTCCTCGTTATTTTCAAAACCGGAAAAGGCTCATTAAAGGTGGAGTGTTGGAACCTTCTGCCACCTGGTGGCTCCTAGGGAAGTAGCAGTAGAAACTAAATAGTAGGACACCAGGAGATGGTGCGAGAGTTCTAATTTATTGCATGTTAGGGCAAGTGGCTTTTTATTGTTTGCATGCACATTTTGGGGTCTATGAACAACTAACTGCATGCACACTCATCCAATTTGAAATAGgaccaccaccaacaacaacaacaacaaaaaaatcctcatgtcCAACTTTTGCAaagctacatttttttacaaagtgGGTATAATTTTACACTAAATATCCCCGAAAGTGATTGTATGAAGCAGAATAATGCCATATTTTAGGCAAGTGCAGACACCAACATTAGTGACAATAGGACGTGCTTGCTGGCTGCAATTCCATTTTTCACAGATTCTCAAAATTAAAAGCTTGCATGATTTTGGTTTCCTCTTTCGATTCGACCATTAAAATTCATACTCATAAGAAGATGGATGTTTTTGCAGAATGCCGTATTCGAATTTCAGATGAGTCATCGTTGTGCCTGCTACGGCAGCCATTTTTCCACTCGTCCCTGTGAAGGTGACTCTTATGTTCTCCTTTATTCGCACCCCCCGTCTCAGTCCTCGGTCTGCCGTTTTTCACTTTCATCTTTTGCATCATTCCCCTCAGCGTCTCCATCCCGTCATCTGCATCCTACAAAATGATAATCCAAATTTTTTATCTGTTATTGTGTTTGATGTTCACTGTTAGGTACTTTAATAATTTATGTACACAGAAACAGGCGTAGCCAAACTACAGCTGACGGGCCATCTCCTTAGTTTTAACATTTAGATGGAGCTGGTCACTTAAAGAGTGTACAAACTGTGCacaatttcagtattttgttgTCTAGCAAAGCATTTAAATAATCCTCTGTGATAAATTAAGATGTCTTGTAGTATTCTTGACTTTTTTGCTCTTTCGCtggacatttattttctttgtttgacAAGTGAGCATCCTTTGTTGTAAAAGCATTGAGCGCAAGAATGTGAGATGCAGAAATTAAATCAGTATCCAATGGTACTTATCtgaaatcaatataaaatgttgTTGCTCGACATGATTTGCAGAATAAAGTCATTCAATTACAACAATAAATGATTTTACCTGGATTTGCTGACACATGGGAACATAAGAGcaggggaaaaaacaataggatattttatattcatttgcGTGCGTGTGAGGGTTGCAAGGCTCCTTGTGGGACTGCATGATGTGGATCTGCAAACTCACACTGCAGCACTTTAAGCATTGGCAGAGCACACAGCCATGCTAGGTCTTCAACAATTCATAATGCAGAGATCCAGCTCAACTTGAGTTGAGTCAAGTTATTTTATGCTGGTCCTGACGTaaagtgtggctctttgacacACACTTAAAATGTTGACTCTGTCTAATTTGTTCGCCACCCCTCTTATATAGGAATCATACAGCACAACTTAGATGGAAATATTAATGTCCAAACTGTGAATAATGTATTGAAGTGGGTCTCAtagtaaaatgtgtattttgcccTTAAGCAGTCATGACTAGATAAGGgcaaaatagacattttgatATGAGACCCATTTGACAATAAAATCCAATGTACACAGATTGGGGAGGGGGTTATTTTGGGGGAGAAAGTGTGTCTACAAAAAGCTGTGATGCTGACTCGTGTCTTTCCCTGCCCTCGTATATAAAGCGGACGCTCACCCCTCTTTGCTGCAGTCTGACTCCATCATGAGTTTCACCATGGAAAGCCACTTTTTCGGCTCGGGCGGGCTTCGCAAGGCTCGCCCAGCTTCGGCGTCCTCCAGCGGCTTCCACTCGCAGCGTCGCCGCCTCGCCAACAGCCAGCCCTCCGGGGACACCTTGACCTGGGACGCGTCTAACAGGAGCGAGAAGGAGATCCTACAGGCGCTCAATGACCGCTTCGCCGGCTACATCGACAAGGTGCGCACTCTGGAGACCCACAACCGCAACCTTGAAGCCGAAGCGGCGGCGCTGCGACACAACCAAAGCGGCCGAGCTTCGGTGGGAGAATACTACGAGCGCGAGCTGGAAGACCTCCGGGGGCTCATAAAGCAACTCGGTCGCGAGACTGGACTCGCGACCGTGGAGTACGGACGCCTGGAGGACGACTTCCAGAGGCTCCGGGGCCGCCTGGAAGAGGAGGCGCGGAACCGGGAGGAGTTGGACGCGTCCGCCCGGGCTATGAAGAAGTACGCGGAAGAGTGCAGGCTGGTCCGACTGGAACTGGACAAGAAGCTCGGTGCCCTGGACGACGAAGCTGCTTTTCTCAAGCGGAACCACGAGGAAGAGGTGGCCGAGTTCCTGGCGCAGATTCAGGGGGCACAGGTAAGGAAGTGGCATTCCTGCACACCTGTGTAATTGTCCCTCTATTGAGCAGCTGTGATTTTATCTAAATAGAAATAATCTCCTCCATTTgtcgttaaaataaaaataatttcatatttctGTAGACCTTGATGTCCCAAATAGGAAAAAATTTActgttcccctttttaaaatttggaatGAGTTGaagtcataaaaatatgaatcggCGATTCATTGATAATTAATTAAGTTGTCTATTAGCCGATTAATGGAGGAAGCCCAAGATTTATActatgtataaatatttatgaGTTTACAGATTTAACACCCCTCCTAAGGAAACCATAGCGACGACGGGACCAGCAACACTGCACAGACCTATGACATTtctgatttgaaaaaaaggaatactATGTACATATGTCCAACCAAGAACACGTTTTGACAGTTTTCTTCCTAATACAGCAAACCCCAAtgtatcagttaaaaaaaaatacctgttaCTTGTACTACTGCgaaatacagtaatacaaaCTTCATTACTGCACTGACTTTCGTGTGCAGATGACATTTGACATGCCTGACATGCACAAAGTGGACGTGACCGGAGCCCTGCGGGAGATTCGAGCACAGCTCGACTGCCATGCCTCCAAGAATGCCACGCAAGCCGAGGACTGGTTCAAAGGTGAAGGGGATAATGTGTAGTTTCGGATTAACCAAACATTTCACATTCAACATTTGGTTTCATAGGGCGCATGGAGCGTCTGACAGAGGCAGCCAAGTCCAACCAAGATGCCATCCGGGGGGCCCAGGATGAGATCCTCGAATATCGTCATCAGCTCCAGAGTCGCACAATCGAGCTGGAGACTCTCCGAGGAACTAAGGAAGCCCTGGAGAGGCAGTTACTGGAGAGCGAGGACAGACATCATGAAGACCTCGATTCCTTCCAGGCAAGACCAGCACAAATCGCACAAGAAGAtattgtaaatgtgtgtgtcatATCATGTGTTGTTTATTCCGCAGGACACCATCAATCATCTGGACTCTGAGctgaaaaagggaaaatgggAGATGGGGAGCCAACTAAAGGATTATCAGGATCTACTGAATGTAAAAATGGCTCTCGATATTGAAATTGCTGCTTACAGGTTGGTTTTCTAACTTCCTAGTACAGTTGTTTTCATCCCACTTTTGGTGATCATCTGTGGTTCAACGTTGTCTCCAAAAACAGGAAGCTACTGGAAGGTGAAGAGAGTCGTCTTGTTTCAGGAAGTCCATATTTCTACCCGGATAACAGAATCTCAGTGCATTTGAAAGTGAAAGATGATAAAGTGATTGTTCAAGAGCAGACAGATGAGACCCAGGTCACAGAGGTGACCGAGGATGCAGAAGAGGATGAAGATGGCGAGGAAGCTAAAGAAGACGAGTTGGGAGAAAAggaagaagatgaaaaaaatcaagtagaggaaaaagaggaggagaaagGAGAAGATGGAGATGAGCAAGAAGAGGTGATCAAATCGCCAAAGAAAGTTCCCAATTCTCCTCAGCCGAAATCACCCACCGAATCAGAGAAAGCTCCAAATTTCCCTAAATCCAAATCGCCACCGACCAAATCTCCCGAAAAGTCACCAGAATCCAAATCTCCGCCAAGCAAATCCCCTCGGCCTAAATCTCCACTTCCCAAGACCCCTGAACCACAGGAAAAGGTCAAGCCTGTCCCTGCTCCCAAAGACGAAACtaaagaggagaaaaaagacAAACCTCTACCAGTTAAAGACGAAACAAGGGATCCACCGGTTAAGAAGGAAGAGAAAGAGAACCAAAAAGAAACCGAGAAAAAAAACCATGACAACACACCCGACGCAAAGAAACCGAACCCAACAGTTGAGATTCCAAAGAAGGAAGAAACTCCAAAACCTTCAAAGCCTGCTGAGAGCAAAGCTCCAGCCTTAAAAACTAAAGATGAGTCTTCTAACATTGTTGCAAAACCCCCCACTCCTAAACTGTCTGAGCCAGAGAAAAAGCAGGAGGACAAACCTACCTCCAAAGCCGAACCTGAAAAACCGCTGGTTAAGAAACCGGAAGAGAAAAAGGAGACAAGTAAAGGAGCTGATGACGGAGGGAAAGTGGATAAATCTCCTGCCCCTGACCCCAAAGacagaaaggaagaaaaacCCAATAAGTGATGAGtaaggaccaaaaaaaaaaaaatacgggtTAGAGCAGCCAGGAAATGCGCTCAATCATAAGCAATCTTTATTTCTATTGGCCCGTGTAGGCACCATTAATGCTAGTACCCCAGTAGCCAGGTTTATcaagcttttaaaaaatgtgaatgtgaCATTTGCCTTTCAATGAAAAGTGCATTTTCACTGTACTTGCACTAGTCTTCAAGGACAAATGGCCAGCTAAACATATTGAGcccaaatatatttgaatatataGTATTGTAcacaaatatgaatatatttgctATGATAGAAAATAGTCTGACAGACTTGGATGCTTATTGTGCACTTTATTTCTCTTCACAAATTGAGATGTCATTCCACTGACTTGCAATGCTCTGATGACTTTAATGTGTATAATAATCTTGTGACATGAATATAtgcaacacaaaacaaaaataaagaatgattaaaaacatgttttggctAAGGGAATGCTATCTGATGCTAAGCTTTGTTTAAAATCGGTCAAAGGAAATGTCTAGTTTTAGCTGTCAGTGGTGCAAACTTGCCTGCATTGCAGAGGAGGGGGTGGAGACGCTGCACCCGTTTCTCACGTCCTGCCAACATCGGTCATGTACAAATGAGGATCGGTGCGGCATAAAGTCACGATTTCCTTCACGCCACCACTACCACAACAGAAGCCATTGCTGGAATTAAAATCGAACTCAAAGTCGCTTGATTGAACTGTCCCATTCAACCTTGTCTAAGATCTATCCAATGAACACACATTCTATAAATAGCACTGCAGTGAGGTGTAGTGAgaatctaaaaaaagaaaacattccaaTTTGAGAGTTTAAAAACGGTTCCAACctttattttcaccaaaataagGTTCTCTTTTACTTTCAAATGATTGGaatacttcattaaaaaaatggtttagttGATCTAAAATGCTTCCAATAGTTGGTAAGAGTAAAAATGTTAAAGGAATTGCAGGAATACTTTTAGCGATGACTGAAGAGGCCCAGAGGATGGTTGTATTTGAACGGTTTTAGACGATTTGGACCCCTGGgaaacaaaaagacaacaagTCAGAATTAAGTGGACATCAGAGAATGGgaaattttattcttttaagtACACACTTGACAGTACGGAGGCACATCTTTTCGCGAGGAAACTCCCGTGGTCCTTCCACGCCTTCATCCTGATCTTCGGTCTCCAGGTAGACATccaaacagacacacagacgTAAAATCTGATTGGTCAAGAGCTGGTAGCCTAGACGTGGACCTTGTAGTTCCTTTTTGAACACGTTCACCTCAGCCTCCATGGCCTATAAACATAAGAAACATCTCTTAGCTTGCCTTTTTAGGTACAGGAGAACAATTTTATGTTAAAAGGGCTTTACCCTAAGGTTGTCATCAGTGCGCCCACTGCGCTCTCCCTTCCAACTCAGCGAGAGGGAGAAGAGAGGAGAGATTTCAGGGTAACGGGGATTCAGCACCACTGCGGCCCGGAGAGTAGCTAtaaggaaaaacagaaaaataacattgattGTTACATTCATATTTAAGAAAATCGTTTTTGAATCAAGCTTCAAAAATGGGTACCTGTGCCTCTTTCAAAAACTCCAGTAAAATACATATCAGTCTCTTTTGCCAGACCGGCATCAGTCACATGACGTGTAAATGTCAGATCCTAGAAAAGATATGCATTACTGGCAttactaaaaatataataatcataaaatatacaaaaaataaatgcataaaaaacacctaaaacaaaaaaaaaggctaattttGAACACACACCACATACTCCTCATGCGTAAGGGTGGTCCATTGAGCTAAACGGGAAATAATCTTGGCTGGAAAGAGGTGCAGACACTCAGTGGTGACAGGGATGATGTTGTTCTCTATGAAGGGGAATAAAACAGCCATAATTAAAAGGCTCTTCACTTGGGCACTTTGTGCACATGGCTGATGGCAATATGGCTTTACCTAAAGACGCAAACTGCTTATGCAGAGCCAAGCGAGACAGAACTCGGCTTCTCAGAAGCTTCATGGTGTTCTCCATGTGGCTAGCACTTAAAGAACTGCCAACCAGCATTCCCTAGACAAAAATCAAGACATTAAACTCGCTGTTGGTGTATTAGTGTACAAGCCCTGTCCAAGACAAATTACTATTGCCTACTGCACCtgcattcaaatgaatgaagtccataataaatgtaaattcagcTTTTCTGAAGCAAATCATGATATTGTAAATTTAATAAGCACACCAATACACACCTCTGAAGAATCACTTGGAAAATGTAGCCCTCCAAGATTCTGAACCCACTTGTATGGATGACCCAAATCATCCACATAGTCAGCAAAAGTAAGAATCCTGTAGATGCAGCAGTAGTTAAATGCaacttctatgtttttttttaccactacTGAGAGGTATAATGGCCTCCTTACCCAACTTTATCAAACTGATAACGGTTGGCCGGATTGGGTGTTTCTCTTCCGTGATCGTTGGCGTACAAACAGCTTAGAAGGGTCTCAGATTTGACGAGCTCCCTGTTAAAAGGAGTTCCTGCTATAATGCATTGGATAGATGGGGGATTTCATTTAAACACAATCTTACACATACCCTGCACTGATGGCTGTG comes from the Stigmatopora nigra isolate UIUO_SnigA chromosome 22, RoL_Snig_1.1, whole genome shotgun sequence genome and includes:
- the ect2 gene encoding protein ECT2 → MNSGMADNSFMTPRSLLVDSSVYDSRLEETTKDHDLLGMECDEGEDMLPKVEARVVLVGEASKNADLVKALQTVRVMEVPVVKIKQSESCPEDKMVIKSIVNMEITTPVLISNNVQEFKDEDNAEFETVFILDDFKSADYRDLYQRDTRIIGPPVVLRCVLKEEPIPFSCRPLYSTSMLNLSLCFTGFRNKEEIKRLVNLVHHMGGIIRKDFSTKVTHLIAHSTHGEKYTLAVCMGTPILTPAWINKAWERRNDMSFHAGVEDFRMEFKVPPFQDCILSFWGFSEEEKTNMEERTLKHGGKYLDVGHERCTHLVVDENSGKELPRCSPKVFVVKQEWFWGSIQMDARAGESMYHFESNVVSPAMKKAVSLLSLSTPNSNRKRRHLKDTLAQLAKETEISPFPPPPKRPSAEHSQSLGSLLDLTITPDACKAFSGSSKPSRSSIQPKKSARWQVSKELYQTESNYVDILNTILQIFKLPLEKEGQVGGPILAQEEIKTIFGSIPDIYEVHTRIKSDLEDLLRDWSEEASVGDVILKYSKELLKAYPPFVNFFEMSKDTIVRCEKLKPRFHAFLKINQAKPECGRQALVELLIRPVQRLPSVGLLLNDIKKHTSDENPDKLKLEKAIESLKEIMTHINEDKRKTDGQKQIFDVVYEVDGCPANLLSSHRSLVYKVETIALGDQPCDRGEQVTLFLFNDCLEIARKRHKGINTFKSPMGQTRPPPSLKHIALMPLSQIRRVLDLQDTDECVNAFALLVRPPTEQENMLFSFQLSGEETLKSEWLKTLCRHIANTTCRTHAGDLIHCTDPDTLQVSTKDMGSTLSKASRAIKKTSKKVTRAFSFSKMPKRVIHRAFISNNTPEDKRLRLSPANHGSATLPMSRYASTHSLLDSPKSSNGVQRSNSFDPHPLNTRLPVCKLTSHSPAPNHALSGFDLETQGDQNLSPNCYPRYREAKSSTLETLL
- the LOC144215717 gene encoding neurofilament heavy polypeptide-like; protein product: MSFTMESHFFGSGGLRKARPASASSSGFHSQRRRLANSQPSGDTLTWDASNRSEKEILQALNDRFAGYIDKVRTLETHNRNLEAEAAALRHNQSGRASVGEYYERELEDLRGLIKQLGRETGLATVEYGRLEDDFQRLRGRLEEEARNREELDASARAMKKYAEECRLVRLELDKKLGALDDEAAFLKRNHEEEVAEFLAQIQGAQMTFDMPDMHKVDVTGALREIRAQLDCHASKNATQAEDWFKGRMERLTEAAKSNQDAIRGAQDEILEYRHQLQSRTIELETLRGTKEALERQLLESEDRHHEDLDSFQDTINHLDSELKKGKWEMGSQLKDYQDLLNVKMALDIEIAAYRKLLEGEESRLVSGSPYFYPDNRISVHLKVKDDKVIVQEQTDETQVTEVTEDAEEDEDGEEAKEDELGEKEEDEKNQVEEKEEEKGEDGDEQEEVIKSPKKVPNSPQPKSPTESEKAPNFPKSKSPPTKSPEKSPESKSPPSKSPRPKSPLPKTPEPQEKVKPVPAPKDETKEEKKDKPLPVKDETRDPPVKKEEKENQKETEKKNHDNTPDAKKPNPTVEIPKKEETPKPSKPAESKAPALKTKDESSNIVAKPPTPKLSEPEKKQEDKPTSKAEPEKPLVKKPEEKKETSKGADDGGKVDKSPAPDPKDRKEEKPNK